One Acanthopagrus latus isolate v.2019 chromosome 12, fAcaLat1.1, whole genome shotgun sequence genomic region harbors:
- the pip5k1ba gene encoding phosphatidylinositol-4-phosphate 5-kinase, type I, beta a isoform X1: MSTSSADSMGRGTKVSKDHKKPTASALKGAIQLGIGYAVGNLSSKPDRDVLMQDFSVVESVFLPSEGSNLTPAHHFPDFRLKTYAPLAFRYFRELFGIKPDDYLYSICNEPLIELSNPGASSSWFYLTSDDEFIIKTVQHKEAEFLQKLLPGYYMNLNQNPRTLLPKFYGLYCIQCSGITVRVVVMNNVLPRAMKMHYKYDLKGSSYKRRASRKERTKSSPTFKDLDFQEMHEGLHFDADTYSALIKTLQRDCRVLESFKIMDYSLLLGIHVLDRKPLSRGSRMDSRRGGKVLYSTALESIQGTVKDPEPVADDDTFGGIPAKHKDENLLIFLGIIDILQSYRFIKKVEHSWKALVHDGDTVSVHRPSFYADRFLKFMGSTVFKKIHPLRGASSKRKRGSLYAAKSASQEVLSPQREEKREEKKAQSMDNLDGNFYSSSKQPDLLPRSVAFESPRDDDEECDDSEDRRASSSTIALEDPLSSLSRSQSDSELDVYLCHTDSPRRPSWS; the protein is encoded by the exons CCCACAGCTTCTGCCCTGAAAGGAGCCATCCAGCTGGGCATCGGCTACGCTGTGGGCAACCTCAGCTCCAAACCAGACAGAGATGTTCTCATGCAAGACTTCTCTGTGGTGGAGAGCGTCTTCCTGCCCAG CGAGGGCAGCAACCTGACCCCAGCACATCACTTCCCCGATTTCCGTCTGAAAACGTACGCACCGCTGGCCTTTCGCTACTTCAGAGAGCTGTTTGGCATCAAACCAGACGACTACCTG TACTCCATCTGTAATGAGCCTCTGATCGAGCTGTCCAACCCCGGTGCCAGCAGTTCCTGGTTCTACCTCACCAGCGATGATGAGTTCATCATTAAGACGGTGCAGCATAAAGAGGCCGAGTTCCTGCAGAAGCTGCTGCCTGGTTACTACATG AATCTGAATCAGAACCCGAGGACGTTGCTGCCGAAGTTCTACGGCCTTTACTGCATCCAGTGCAGCGGCATCACCGTCCGCGTGGTGGTGATGAACAACGTGCTGCCGCGCGCCATGAAGATGCACTACAAGTACGACCTGAAGGGGTCCTCGTACAAGCGCCGCGCCTCGCGGAAGGAGCGCACCAAGTCCTCGCCCACGTTCAAGGACCTGGACTTTCAGGAGATGCACGAGGGCCTGCACTTCGATGCTGACACCTACAGCGCCCTGATTAAGACCCTGCAGAGGGACTGCCGG GTCCTGGAGAGCTTTAAGATCATGGACTACAGTCTCCTTCTGGGGATTCATGTTTTGGACCGGAAGCCGCTGAGCAGAGGAAGCCGAATggacagcaggagaggagggaaagtcCTCTACTCCACCGCCCTGGAGTCCATCCAGGGCACGGTGAAGGACCCCGAACCGGTGGCTGATGATGACAC atttggtGGTATTCCTGCCAAACATAAAGACGAAAACCTGCTCATATTTTTAGGGATCATCGACATCCTTCAGTCCTACAG GTTCATCAAGAAAGTGGAACACTCCTGGAAAGCGCTTGTACATGATGGG GACACAGTGTCGGTTCACAGGCCCAGTTTTTACGCAGACAGATTTCTGAAATTCATGGGCTCGACAGTATTTAAAAAGATTCATC CTTTAAGAGGAGCTTCTTCCAAGAGGAAGAGAGGTTCCCTCTATGCAGCAAAGTCTGCATCCCAGGAGGTCCTGTCcccacagagggaggagaagagggaggagaagaaggccCAGAGCATGGACAACCTGGACGGGAACT TTTACAGTTCCTCCAAGCAACCAGATCTTCTGCCACGATCTGTGGCCTTCGAATCTCCCAGAGATGATGACGAGGAGTGTGACGACAG TGAAGACCGACGAGCCTCCAGTTCAACGATCGCTCTGGAAGACCCCCTGTCGTCTCTCAGCAGGAGCCAGTCAGACTCTGAGCTGGACGTCTACTTg TGTCACACAGACTCACCCAGGCGACCCAGCTGGAGTTGA
- the pip5k1ba gene encoding phosphatidylinositol-4-phosphate 5-kinase, type I, beta a isoform X2 has protein sequence MSTSSADSMGRGTKVSKDHKKPTASALKGAIQLGIGYAVGNLSSKPDRDVLMQDFSVVESVFLPSEGSNLTPAHHFPDFRLKTYAPLAFRYFRELFGIKPDDYLYSICNEPLIELSNPGASSSWFYLTSDDEFIIKTVQHKEAEFLQKLLPGYYMNLNQNPRTLLPKFYGLYCIQCSGITVRVVVMNNVLPRAMKMHYKYDLKGSSYKRRASRKERTKSSPTFKDLDFQEMHEGLHFDADTYSALIKTLQRDCRVLESFKIMDYSLLLGIHVLDRKPLSRGSRMDSRRGGKVLYSTALESIQGTVKDPEPVADDDTFGGIPAKHKDENLLIFLGIIDILQSYRFIKKVEHSWKALVHDGDTVSVHRPSFYADRFLKFMGSTVFKKIHPLRGASSKRKRGSLYAAKSASQEVLSPQREEKREEKKAQSMDNLDGNFYSSSKQPDLLPRSVAFESPRDDDEECDDSEDRRASSSTIALEDPLSSLSRSQSDSELDVYLTLTSIWRGR, from the exons CCCACAGCTTCTGCCCTGAAAGGAGCCATCCAGCTGGGCATCGGCTACGCTGTGGGCAACCTCAGCTCCAAACCAGACAGAGATGTTCTCATGCAAGACTTCTCTGTGGTGGAGAGCGTCTTCCTGCCCAG CGAGGGCAGCAACCTGACCCCAGCACATCACTTCCCCGATTTCCGTCTGAAAACGTACGCACCGCTGGCCTTTCGCTACTTCAGAGAGCTGTTTGGCATCAAACCAGACGACTACCTG TACTCCATCTGTAATGAGCCTCTGATCGAGCTGTCCAACCCCGGTGCCAGCAGTTCCTGGTTCTACCTCACCAGCGATGATGAGTTCATCATTAAGACGGTGCAGCATAAAGAGGCCGAGTTCCTGCAGAAGCTGCTGCCTGGTTACTACATG AATCTGAATCAGAACCCGAGGACGTTGCTGCCGAAGTTCTACGGCCTTTACTGCATCCAGTGCAGCGGCATCACCGTCCGCGTGGTGGTGATGAACAACGTGCTGCCGCGCGCCATGAAGATGCACTACAAGTACGACCTGAAGGGGTCCTCGTACAAGCGCCGCGCCTCGCGGAAGGAGCGCACCAAGTCCTCGCCCACGTTCAAGGACCTGGACTTTCAGGAGATGCACGAGGGCCTGCACTTCGATGCTGACACCTACAGCGCCCTGATTAAGACCCTGCAGAGGGACTGCCGG GTCCTGGAGAGCTTTAAGATCATGGACTACAGTCTCCTTCTGGGGATTCATGTTTTGGACCGGAAGCCGCTGAGCAGAGGAAGCCGAATggacagcaggagaggagggaaagtcCTCTACTCCACCGCCCTGGAGTCCATCCAGGGCACGGTGAAGGACCCCGAACCGGTGGCTGATGATGACAC atttggtGGTATTCCTGCCAAACATAAAGACGAAAACCTGCTCATATTTTTAGGGATCATCGACATCCTTCAGTCCTACAG GTTCATCAAGAAAGTGGAACACTCCTGGAAAGCGCTTGTACATGATGGG GACACAGTGTCGGTTCACAGGCCCAGTTTTTACGCAGACAGATTTCTGAAATTCATGGGCTCGACAGTATTTAAAAAGATTCATC CTTTAAGAGGAGCTTCTTCCAAGAGGAAGAGAGGTTCCCTCTATGCAGCAAAGTCTGCATCCCAGGAGGTCCTGTCcccacagagggaggagaagagggaggagaagaaggccCAGAGCATGGACAACCTGGACGGGAACT TTTACAGTTCCTCCAAGCAACCAGATCTTCTGCCACGATCTGTGGCCTTCGAATCTCCCAGAGATGATGACGAGGAGTGTGACGACAG TGAAGACCGACGAGCCTCCAGTTCAACGATCGCTCTGGAAGACCCCCTGTCGTCTCTCAGCAGGAGCCAGTCAGACTCTGAGCTGGACGTCTACTTg ACTCTTACTTCTATCTGGCGAGGGAGATGA
- the pip5k1ba gene encoding phosphatidylinositol-4-phosphate 5-kinase, type I, beta a isoform X3 encodes MSTSSADSMGRGTKVSKDHKKPTASALKGAIQLGIGYAVGNLSSKPDRDVLMQDFSVVESVFLPSEGSNLTPAHHFPDFRLKTYAPLAFRYFRELFGIKPDDYLYSICNEPLIELSNPGASSSWFYLTSDDEFIIKTVQHKEAEFLQKLLPGYYMNLNQNPRTLLPKFYGLYCIQCSGITVRVVVMNNVLPRAMKMHYKYDLKGSSYKRRASRKERTKSSPTFKDLDFQEMHEGLHFDADTYSALIKTLQRDCRVLESFKIMDYSLLLGIHVLDRKPLSRGSRMDSRRGGKVLYSTALESIQGTVKDPEPVADDDTFGGIPAKHKDENLLIFLGIIDILQSYRFIKKVEHSWKALVHDGDTVSVHRPSFYADRFLKFMGSTVFKKIHPLRGASSKRKRGSLYAAKSASQEVLSPQREEKREEKKAQSMDNLDGNFYSSSKQPDLLPRSVAFESPRDDDEECDDSEDRRASSSTIALEDPLSSLSRSQSDSELDVYL; translated from the exons CCCACAGCTTCTGCCCTGAAAGGAGCCATCCAGCTGGGCATCGGCTACGCTGTGGGCAACCTCAGCTCCAAACCAGACAGAGATGTTCTCATGCAAGACTTCTCTGTGGTGGAGAGCGTCTTCCTGCCCAG CGAGGGCAGCAACCTGACCCCAGCACATCACTTCCCCGATTTCCGTCTGAAAACGTACGCACCGCTGGCCTTTCGCTACTTCAGAGAGCTGTTTGGCATCAAACCAGACGACTACCTG TACTCCATCTGTAATGAGCCTCTGATCGAGCTGTCCAACCCCGGTGCCAGCAGTTCCTGGTTCTACCTCACCAGCGATGATGAGTTCATCATTAAGACGGTGCAGCATAAAGAGGCCGAGTTCCTGCAGAAGCTGCTGCCTGGTTACTACATG AATCTGAATCAGAACCCGAGGACGTTGCTGCCGAAGTTCTACGGCCTTTACTGCATCCAGTGCAGCGGCATCACCGTCCGCGTGGTGGTGATGAACAACGTGCTGCCGCGCGCCATGAAGATGCACTACAAGTACGACCTGAAGGGGTCCTCGTACAAGCGCCGCGCCTCGCGGAAGGAGCGCACCAAGTCCTCGCCCACGTTCAAGGACCTGGACTTTCAGGAGATGCACGAGGGCCTGCACTTCGATGCTGACACCTACAGCGCCCTGATTAAGACCCTGCAGAGGGACTGCCGG GTCCTGGAGAGCTTTAAGATCATGGACTACAGTCTCCTTCTGGGGATTCATGTTTTGGACCGGAAGCCGCTGAGCAGAGGAAGCCGAATggacagcaggagaggagggaaagtcCTCTACTCCACCGCCCTGGAGTCCATCCAGGGCACGGTGAAGGACCCCGAACCGGTGGCTGATGATGACAC atttggtGGTATTCCTGCCAAACATAAAGACGAAAACCTGCTCATATTTTTAGGGATCATCGACATCCTTCAGTCCTACAG GTTCATCAAGAAAGTGGAACACTCCTGGAAAGCGCTTGTACATGATGGG GACACAGTGTCGGTTCACAGGCCCAGTTTTTACGCAGACAGATTTCTGAAATTCATGGGCTCGACAGTATTTAAAAAGATTCATC CTTTAAGAGGAGCTTCTTCCAAGAGGAAGAGAGGTTCCCTCTATGCAGCAAAGTCTGCATCCCAGGAGGTCCTGTCcccacagagggaggagaagagggaggagaagaaggccCAGAGCATGGACAACCTGGACGGGAACT TTTACAGTTCCTCCAAGCAACCAGATCTTCTGCCACGATCTGTGGCCTTCGAATCTCCCAGAGATGATGACGAGGAGTGTGACGACAG TGAAGACCGACGAGCCTCCAGTTCAACGATCGCTCTGGAAGACCCCCTGTCGTCTCTCAGCAGGAGCCAGTCAGACTCTGAGCTGGACGTCTACTTg TGA